A genomic region of Vitis vinifera cultivar Pinot Noir 40024 chromosome 7, ASM3070453v1 contains the following coding sequences:
- the LOC104879916 gene encoding probable receptor-like protein kinase At5g24010 has protein sequence MLSMEKLHHQDALFSLLLLLYSSSNLLLASGYTLPNKYFINCGSSYNATVDRRNFVGDVNSGSSYFSVRRSHVLKDGSPENGTSPLYQTARFFRKESSYEFQITENGTYVVRFHFYPFLTPTNLTAALFNVRANGYSLLSNFRVQNRSKSPVIKEFAIPIDVGNFIIYFTPQKSSFAFVNAVEAFLAPEKFVSNKSRYITPAGSDDSYSGLESRALHIIHRINVGGQTIPPNNDTLWRNWTTDDDHLLLPGSATNSKVYNNTPIYDLSIATNYSAPDDVYKTAKELNRNYSNATWVFRVNESSTYFLRVHFCDIISQNDDGTVFNFSIYSRFIELIYSYDPTTQIGTPFYKDYVVDSDDSGYMNISIGHTKIVESRTAFLNGLEIMKLITRESVSLRAPKKNFIFVIVGTVVGVLACLLILLGMIFKCRKANSVESEEWSVPLYGGRYFSWITRRTAETSSVSSLNLGLKIPFSEILHATHRFDKKLMIGKGGFGKVYRGTLRDGKKVAVKRSQPGQGQGFYEFQTEIIVLTKIRHRHLVPLIGYCDERREMILVYEFMENGTLQDLLYDSNEDCSTSSPRSELSWEQRLEICIASAMGLDYLHRGAGIIHRDVKSTNILLDENYVAKVADFGLSKSGDADQTHFSTDVKGSFGYLDPEYFRCMQLTDKSDVYSFGVVLLEALCSRPAIKNSVTREEMNLAEWAISWQKKGELEKIVDPFLVGKINPNSLRKFGETAEKCLRDSGADRPTMREVVWDLRYALDLQQARIPREGYADSITDDSFDYLPLSGVPYVPSPSFLLIEEDEVPIEGDDGSEATASEVFSQLGISGAR, from the coding sequence ATGCTTTCCATGGAGAAGCTTCACCACCAAGACGCTCTTTTCagtctcctcctcctcctctactCCTCATCTAATCTGCTCCTTGCTTCAGGCTACACTCTTCCAAATAAGTACTTCATCAACTGTGGTTCAAGCTATAACGCCACAGTCGACCGCCGGAACTTTGTTGGAGATGTGAACTCCGGCTCATCCTATTTCTCCGTAAGACGAAGCCATGTGTTGAAGGATGGCAGCCCAGAAAACGGTACATCTCCTCTCTACCAAACAGCTAGATTTTTCAGAAAAGAATCTTCGTATGAGTTCCAAATCACCGAAAATGGTACCTACGTGGTACGCTTTCATTTCTACCCTTTCTTGACGCCAACAAATCTTACTGCTGCTCTCTTCAATGTTCGGGCCAATGGGTATTCATTGCTGTCCAATTTCAGAGTCCAGAACAGAAGTAAGTCTCCCGTGATTAAGGAATTTGCAATTCCCATTGATGTGGGAAACTTCATCATCTACTTCACTCCTCAAAAATCATCTTTTGCATTTGTAAACGCTGTAGAAGCGTTTCTTGCCCCTGAAAAGTTCGTTTCAAATAAATCGCGTTACATTACTCCTGCCGGAAGTGACGATAGCTACAGTGGTTTGGAATCTCGGGCTTTACATATAATTCATAGGATAAACGTTGGAGGCCAGACAATCCCACCAAATAATGATACACTGTGGAGAAATTGGACAACCGACGATGATCATCTACTTCTCCCAGGTTCTGCCACAAATAGTAAGGTCTACAATAATACGCCCATATACGATCTTTCGATAGCTACTAACTATTCCGCCCCGGATGATGTCTACAAGACTGCCAAAGAACTTAATAGAAATTATAGCAATGCAACCTGGGTTTTCAGGGTGAATGAGAGTTCTACCTACTTCCTAAGGGTGCATTTCTGTGACATAATTAGCCAAAATGATGATGGTACTGTGTTCAATTTCTCTATTTATAGTCGGTTCATTGAACTTATATATTCATATGACCCCACCACCCAGATCGGAACTCCATTTTACAAGGATTATGTGGTTGATTCCGATGATTCAGGTTATATGAATATCAGTATAGGCCATACAAAAATAGTTGAATCACGGACAGCCTTTCTGAATGGGCTTGAGATTATGAAGCTTATAACCAGGGAATCTGTTTCATTGCGTGCGCCGAAGAAAAACTTTATATTCGTCATAGTAGGTACCGTTGTTGGAGTACTGGCTTGTCTCCTTATCCTGCTGGGGATGATCTTTAAATGCAGGAAAGCAAACTCTGTTGAAAGTGAAGAGTGGTCTGTGCCTCTTTATGGAGGGAGATACTTCAGTTGGATAACTAGAAGAACTGCCGAAACCTCCTCTGTTTCCAGTTTAAACCTGGGGTTAAAAATACCCTTTTCTGAAATCCTACATGCAACTCATCGTTTTGACAAAAAATTGATGATCGGTAAGGGTGGGTTCGGGAAAGTTTATAGAGGAACTCTTCGGGATGGGAAGAAAGTGGCTGTCAAACGAAGTCAACCAGGGCAAGGCCAGGGCTTCTACGAATTTCAAACTGAAATCATTGTCTTAACCAAAATTCGCCACCGCCACCTCGTGCCTTTGATTGGATATTGTGATGAGAGGCGTGAGATGATACTGGTTTACGAATTCATGGAAAATGGTACTTTACAAGACCTCCTATATGATTCCAATGAGGACTGCTCGACGTCATCTCCCCGATCAGAACTGTCTTGGGAGCAAAGGCTTGAGATTTGCATTGCTTCAGCTATGGGTCTTGATTACCTTCACCGTGGCGCCGGAATCATTCACCGCGATGTTAAGTCAACGAATATCTTGCTTGATGAGAATTATGTGGCTAAAGTTGCGGATTTCGGTCTTTCAAAATCAGGCGATGCAGATCAAACCCACTTCAGTACTGACGTCAAAGGCAGCTTTGGTTACCTTGATCCCGAATATTTCAGATGCATGCAGTTAACAGATAAATCGGATGTATACTCCTTTGGAGTAGTTCTCCTGGAAGCGCTCTGCTCTAGGCCAGCCATTAAAAACTCAGTTACCAGAGAAGAAATGAATTTAGCTGAATGGGCGATTTCATGGCAAAAGAAAGGGGAGCTTGAAAAGATTGTGGATCCTTTTCTCGTGGGTAAAATCAATCCTAACTCATTGCGTAAGTTCGGAGAAACGGCAGAGAAGTGTTTGAGAGACTCTGGTGCTGATAGGCCTACCATGCGTGAGGTGGTATGGGACTTGCGATATGCACTTGATCTGCAACAAGCTAGGATTCCGAGAGAAGGATATGCCGACAGTATCACCGATGATTCTTTCGACTACTTGCCACTGTCTGGTGTTCCGTACGTGCCTTCTCCTAGCTTTCTTCTAATTGAGGAAGATGAAGTCCCCATAGAAGGTGATGATGGTTCAGAAGCAACTGCTAGTGAAGTGTTCTCCCAACTGGGGATCAGTGGTGCCAGATAA